A genomic stretch from Candidatus Aegiribacteria sp. includes:
- a CDS encoding ABC transporter ATP-binding protein, whose translation MILKIENLSKTYGDKEAVIDLSLEIPAGEIFGLLGPNGAGKTTTLKMIPGLVVPDTGRITVNSIDASEDPEGVRAQLAYVPDEPTIYPRLSGREFLRFAGRMRDIPPDELEKRIDFHVKLFDMGDWLDSRAEGYSHGMIQRVVLSSAFIARPILYVIDEPHVGLDPATAETFNRMARAAAKAGAGIILSTHTLPVARIFCDRLGIIHEGRLMEIFGTDQIGKEDLKDIFFRITGTGPADVSTFFPGTYHTSSTCGYN comes from the coding sequence ATGATTCTCAAAATCGAAAATCTCTCAAAAACCTACGGGGATAAAGAAGCTGTCATAGACCTTTCACTGGAAATTCCCGCAGGTGAGATATTCGGACTTCTCGGTCCCAACGGAGCGGGTAAGACAACCACACTGAAAATGATCCCGGGGCTTGTGGTACCCGACACGGGTCGAATAACTGTTAATTCTATAGATGCTTCAGAAGATCCTGAAGGTGTAAGGGCTCAATTGGCCTATGTGCCCGATGAACCCACGATATACCCCAGGCTGTCCGGCAGGGAATTTTTAAGGTTTGCAGGTAGAATGAGGGATATTCCTCCCGACGAGCTGGAGAAAAGAATCGATTTTCATGTGAAGCTTTTTGACATGGGTGACTGGCTCGACAGCAGAGCGGAGGGGTATTCCCATGGTATGATACAGAGAGTTGTTCTCTCCTCAGCATTTATCGCCCGTCCGATTCTTTACGTGATCGATGAACCACATGTCGGGCTTGACCCGGCAACGGCTGAAACTTTCAACAGAATGGCCAGAGCCGCCGCAAAAGCGGGGGCCGGGATTATTCTTTCGACCCATACACTTCCGGTGGCACGGATTTTCTGCGACAGGCTGGGTATTATACATGAGGGACGGCTGATGGAGATTTTCGGAACCGATCAGATCGGTAAGGAAGATCTTAAGGATATTTTCTTCAGAATTACTGGAACCGGCCCCGCCGACGTATCCACCTTCTTCCCGGGGACGTACCACACTTCTTCAACTTGTGGGTACAATTAA
- the ftsY gene encoding signal recognition particle-docking protein FtsY, translating into MSVPVGFNLKQKLRRSSDALAGKLDRLFGGESIEDADMEEAEEILLGSDLGWELTEEVINELPGKVKKSGLSWKEALAEILIENVPVPAFETVEAKPCVTVVVGVNGAGKTTTIARLAARLQKGNEKVLLACADTFRAAAAEQLAIWSEKLCTALLTQLPGSDAAAVAFDAVKRGQSRHYDSVIIDTAGRLPNKKGLLDELAKIYRVCGKAMESAPHEVLLVLDGTVGQNAKAQAEQFMKAVPITGLVVTKLDGTARGGSVLAMASELNIPVKYVGVGEGSDDLLDFDLKSYVHALLCMEEAD; encoded by the coding sequence CTGAGTGTACCGGTGGGATTTAATCTCAAACAAAAACTCAGGAGAAGCAGCGATGCCCTTGCCGGAAAACTCGACCGGCTTTTCGGTGGTGAGTCAATTGAAGATGCCGATATGGAAGAGGCGGAAGAGATTCTTCTGGGAAGTGATCTGGGCTGGGAGCTTACGGAGGAAGTAATAAATGAACTCCCCGGGAAAGTCAAAAAATCAGGCTTGTCCTGGAAGGAAGCGCTGGCGGAAATACTGATAGAGAATGTACCTGTACCAGCGTTTGAAACGGTTGAGGCGAAACCCTGTGTTACTGTTGTTGTCGGAGTTAACGGAGCGGGGAAAACCACAACTATTGCCCGTCTGGCAGCAAGGCTTCAGAAGGGAAACGAAAAGGTGCTTCTGGCATGTGCCGATACGTTCAGGGCCGCTGCGGCAGAACAGCTTGCGATATGGTCTGAGAAACTCTGTACAGCACTGCTTACACAATTACCTGGATCCGATGCGGCCGCTGTCGCATTCGACGCTGTTAAGCGTGGGCAAAGCAGACACTACGATTCGGTGATAATAGATACCGCGGGCAGGCTTCCCAATAAAAAAGGGCTTCTTGATGAACTGGCCAAGATATACAGAGTGTGCGGAAAAGCGATGGAGTCCGCTCCCCACGAGGTACTTCTTGTTCTGGATGGTACTGTGGGACAGAACGCAAAAGCTCAGGCTGAACAGTTTATGAAAGCCGTGCCGATTACAGGGCTGGTGGTTACAAAGCTCGATGGAACAGCCAGGGGCGGTTCCGTTCTCGCTATGGCAAGCGAACTGAATATCCCGGTGAAGTATGTTGGTGTCGGCGAGGGAAGCGACGATCTTCTTGACTTTGACCTTAAATCCTATGTTCATGCTCTGCTGTGTATGGAAGAAGCGGACTGA